The following nucleotide sequence is from Drosophila takahashii strain IR98-3 E-12201 chromosome 3L, DtakHiC1v2, whole genome shotgun sequence.
TTGAAAAAATAACTTTACTTATAAAAACTCCTGGACAATGACTAACATTTTCGATTCTCTTCCCCCTAAATTCAATATAATTTCTCAACCTAAAAATTATGGGTGAAGAGAATTTTCTGTATaacattttccttttcccttttcatCTTCCTCTGCTGCAGTTCCCTCATCCCCGCCTGAATCGCCGCAGTGCGATGTCCTAGGCTCCACATCGATTTACATCACCTGGTCCCCGCCGGACATTGACGgccaaaatggaaaaatcaAGGGCTACAAAGTGTTTTACATATCGGTGGACGAGCTGTATGGTAAGTCCTTTGTGCCTCCCAAAACCCCAGATACTTTCGAGAAATAATCCTGGGGGTCTTGATTTAAGATgccatttaataaacattaaattaaaaattaaaatacattaaaattgattgagtagtattgttattatttttaatttttagaaacactccttaaatatttgtaataaattctTTTGAGTCTGAGCTTCCATAAGGGAATGTGCATTGCACAATTTAACAACTCATTACCCGGATTCCTCGGTCCCTTTCAATTACTGCAGTTGCATTGGCATTTATGCCATACCAGCGATGGTCAATTACCACGCTGGAATGTGTCCAGAATGTTGTCGACCGAAACACGCCGACCGACCGACGGTTGGGCaacttatttttgaaatttatggcACTCGCAAATTAATTAGCCCACTTCATGGTCCTCATATTTCCAATCAGTGCTAATTGTTCTCGTCTCTCCTTCTttcttcctgctgctgctcctgctcctgctactCCTTCTCCTGGTATTGCTGCACTGCCTCGGTTACACGTGCTCAGAAACCGATCCGGAGGTTGTCAAGTCAACAAATCAATACGTCACCATCGAGAATCTGCGCAAATACACCAACTACACGGTCTGGGTTTTGGCTTACACCAAAGTAGGCGATGGCATGAAAACCAAACCGTTTTATTGCCGCACCCACGAGGATGGTAAGTGGCATTCGGTTCAATGAACGCAAACGAGGTGCGGCACACCCCCAATCCCATCCAGTCATCCTACCATCCAACCCATCCTACCCATTCCCGAATCCTCGCCAGCCACCTCGATTCGTTGTCGTTGCCGCGCTGGCAATTTCCATGCAACACCCTTCCGctgatatatacatttattcatataccatacatatttatatatatatacgtgcatttatttttgcaatcGCAATTGTGGAATGCAGTGCCCTCCGCCCCGCAGGCCATTAAGGCGATACCCGCGTCGAGCTCGAAAATCATTATATCCTGGCTGCCGCCCGACCTGCCCAACGGCGACATTGTAAGTCTATTTTTGGATGGCTTTGGGGGATATTTTTGGGTTGGTCAGGGAAGACGACTGGTCAAGGTCAGCCTTATCAGATggttaaagaaatatttatgagaTAAATTTCCTATGGATTTTAAGGTTAAATAAGGGAAATGCAATAAATGATTAATATCTTGGGTTATCTCAAGATTCCagtaaaaattttcaaaaacttttaCCTGAAGTtaggttttgaaaaaaggttTTGATGTGAAGAAAACTGTGTAGGATATATCCCAATACTTTTTAGGTTGTTTTCTATTTGTGGCtacaaaatcttaaatttttaaaatataaatacaagtttttagaaaattatggTACATCAAAAATCTGTTTTTGATAaataatgtaatttattttaagttttcaacTTCTTTTTTAAGATGTTATCATAAGAAAGAAATATGTGGCTATAAaatcttatatttttaaaatataaaatataaaattgtggtatttcaaaaatatgtttttgataaagaatttaattcattttaagtTTCCAACTTCCTTTTAAAGATGCTATTATAATAACGAAGAATTGGATATAAATTTAGATCCACTTATTAtattatctttaaaataatcaCTTTTCTTAGAAATGGAGAAAAGTGCCATATATTAATTAGTAAATGTTGCATCCTAACTCTACCCCTTTTTTCCTCCCCCAGACGGGCTACACCTTCTATATGTCCATGCTGGAGGGGGGCCGCGAGGAGGGCACCCACAAGCGTCTGCTGGGACCCTTTGTGGAGATGCACGAGACGGTGCGCACCCAGGAGTCGGCCACGTACCAGTTCTGGCTGACGGCCTCCACCAAGATGGGCGAGGGCGAGAAGACGCAGGTGGTCACGGTGCCGCCGAACAACAAGGTACCCGCCCGGATCGTCTCCTTCAGCCAGCGCATAGTGACGCCCTGGAAGGAGCACCTGGAGCTGCCGTGCCGCAAGGTGGGGGCTCCGGCTCCGGTTACCATTTGGCGGCAGGATGGCCACAATATGGAGACGAGTGCCCGCAAGACGATAGCCAAGAATGGCACGCTCTACATGAAGGAGTGCCAGGCCAGCGATGCGGGCAACTACACCTGCAGTGTGGAGAACACCTGGGGCAAGGACGAGATCGTCTACAACATTGTGGTGAAGGTGCCACCCGAGGCGCCCAATCTCACGGTGATAAATGCCTACACGGACAGCCTGCTGCTGGAGTGGATGGACAACAGCCATGGCGGCAGTCCCATCCTGGGCTATGTGATCAACTACAAGCGGGACAATGGCGACTGGGAGGAGCTGCAGGTGGACTCCAAGACCACCTCGCATCTGCTGACCAACCTGTGGTGTGGAACTCGCTATCAGTTGTATATCACCGCCTACAACAAGATTGGAACAGGTTTGCCCTGCGACATAGTCAACTCCTATACGAAGGGTAATCCTCCGGTGCAACCGAAGCACTCCCAGATGATCACCAATAACTCGACGAGCGTCACCTGCTGGCTGGATTCCTGGGGCGATGGTGGTTGCGGCATCCTGTACTTCATGATCGAGTCGCGTGTGTATGGACGATCCTCTTGGGCGGTGGTCTCCAATCACATTCCGCCCACGGAAAGGATTTACACGGTGAGCGATCTGGTGCCGGGCACTAAATATCAACTGAAGGTCACGGCCCACAATAATGCCGGTTCCACTACGGCTATATACAACTTTACCACGCTGTCTACTCAGGGAGGTGGgttctttaatgtaataatcagggaccgtaattaATCGTTACTtgagatttttaatttaaaaatgctacTGTTGTtataagttattattattcttgcCAACAAATCTGAAAAGCAAAtaaactgttatttgttcatatctataaaatgcataaaaaccagttaaattgttgatttaaACTAGAAAAAATCTCAGtaagccttttaaaataaaaatctcaaataaccaTTATTTAAAGTTCTTGGTAACAACTAAtgtaatatattaatttaataatattttatagtcaTCTACAACAACGATCATTCCACTCCGGTTTCCCACCTGAGCGACCTGCCCTTCTATGCCAACTTCAAGCTGCTACTGCCAATATGCTTTTCCTTACTGATGCTGCTGGCCCTGATTGGTGCCGCTCTATTCCTGAGAAAGCGAAGTACGTagctattaaaatgtattattataaaatatttcattataatGGATTTTTCAGAACTAAGCAACCAGGCCCGTTTAGCCAGCTCCTCGATGTCGGAGTCTCCATCACTGGCCAACCTGCAGAACAAGCAGAATCGGGACCAACAGTACTTGGCCGTGCGATGCAATCCCGGAACCTCAGCCCCTCGCGGTTCCAACTCGAATGATTCGGGGAGTTTTGGCAAGGCCGAGGGCAACGAGTACATCGAGGACATCTGCCCCTATGCCACCTTCCAACTGAACAAGCAGACCTACAGCGAGAGCTCCTACAGCGGCAATGTGTACAGTGGTCCCTACCACTCGGTGCGCGGATCCTTTGTCTACCACGATGTCAAGCCGGAGAGCTATCACGTGAGTACAGTAAATATCGTTAATTAATATATAGGATTAGTtccattatttatatttaataaaaataataattttttaaattaaatatgactTGAGAACTTATCCTTTATAATCCACTTATTCCGCTTGCAGTCCAAAGAACCGGAATACACTAAAGTACGTCGAAAAGTAGGCCGCCTCAGGGATCCCCATTCAGAGAGCCAAGGTAGCTATGACATGGTTTCACGTTCACCCTCCCCGCCATTTGTACCAATCCTTCTCCTGCTCCCCCTTAACCCAATAATCCCATGTAGCTGTAAGCCAAATTGAATCATCGTTTGTCACAGTCGCATCCCATCCAAACAAGTCCCCGAACCCTTGGTTTAACCCATCTTTTTCTCATTGCTCTCAACGTTCTTCTCCATCCACATTCGTACATCATCTCTCGATAAAACCAACAAACAACGTACAAATCCATCGAATCGAATACTAAACTTTTTAGAATCGGACAATCCAGGTTCAACAGATTCCGAAGTTAGGAAAATCCTAACGCTTCACATCCCAATTACAGAATATGACACACTCGGCTCCGAGTCCGACAATGATGTGTCTGCACGCGCTCTAAACTCGGCCAAATATCGTGCACAACGTGGTAAGTGGCCAGGGGAATCCCCTTTGAAACTcatttaaaatcataaaaatattttaaaaaatcactttttaaTATCAAGATAGTCtgatatatttttcaagaaaatttcataattatttattgctCTTACAGATACCCAGGATGAGACTTCGTCCTCCTCGGAGACCACGCCCACTAGCATGACCCGGAAGTCGAAGCCGCCCTTCGCCGCCCGGAAGGCGGGAAAACCGGGGACGAGCGGCAAGCGGCACGTGCGAAGTTCCAGTGGCTATTCGAGCCACAACGAAGAAACTACTTTTAGGTAAGTGATCGCGTGGATAGGCCGAGTGGTAATTGCCGCTACTGACGTAATCAGAACTCTGTACGTTTAGCATATCCAACTATCCACCAAACTATCAGGACCACATAAATCCACCAGCTCGTTTTTCGGATGCCAACGACAAGACGAAGACCCAGACGTCGCCACGAATGCGTGCCAATCAGAAACTACACCGGGAGGCTTTCCAGATAAATGTCTAGGCCCCCGCCagacttaattttaaacttaatctTAAACTGAATGTATAAAACGGAAATCGCGTGAAACGAAACTGTAAAATTTGTTGTAAATCCacccaaaaacaaagaaaatcgaATGGAAAATTCAGACAGAACTAACGAAAGGCATTAGATCTACAAACCATTGCAACTATTTACAACAGAGCGGACAAGAAACGACAGCTAGGCAagggaatcgaatcgaatatTACAGATTTTAAAGGGATCTTTGATTTTCAACGAACATCGGTTTTTGCGAACGAAAGGAATACAGCACGAGAAATAAACCATAAGACTTATTTACACACACTGATTATGCTTAGTTGAACTTGAAAAGCTGCATAAAGACCTTAAATAGGTTGAGAGAAGAGCGGAGGAtggatataaataaattaatgttaTAGGTCCTAAATTAAGCATTTAATGTATGATAAATCCAAACCGAACTGCGGCAGGCCGCAGATGTGAAATGTCGGGCAAGAGCAGATAACTTATAGTACTATATGCGCATAACATATACTATAACTATAAACGAAGCTAAGCGATATTTGAGAATTACCGAAATTCTTTGCATTTGTAGTGAATTATGGGCATTTCGTTGAACTGCATTGTTTGTTTCCATTGATCCAGTTTTGCATCAGTTTGTAAGTGTTTGCGACAAGAATACTTGAGTACTTGGATACTTGACAACTGTTAGCTAGTTacttaaatgaattaaattaatttacggGGATACAATAACACGAATGCATTCAGATAGTTTATGAAACTGTTGTACATAGCTAAGCGTCATACAATTACATCTAAAATCGTATTATATATACCAGGAGCATAAGAACGTATTAAATGTTAGTGGAAGATATGTATTACCGAAAGCCAAACCAGCATGCATTTCCATAAGCCGAAACTAAGCGACCGCTCAAAAATAGACAACTACCGACCCGATTCAGACCGATATAGCCGAATATTTGCCAAATAGCATACACAACCGATACCGACACAGCTCCTGTACCATATAGACACGCGTATATATCTAAAATAACTCTATTTTCCAATAGCTACAACGACAAACAACAACCAAGCAACCAATTACATGACAATATGACacaagtacatacatatacaaagCATTAACGAAGAAAAACCAAAGATTGTAAACGTAATTCCAGTCGtggattattaatttataaagttGAATTTGaaagaattaattagaatCGAGAACACACTTGACAAGGCAACTTTTCAGACTgcacaacaagaaaaaaaaaaacaaaaacaaaagcaaattgtAGGCATTTAAAAAACTTCAACTGCAGTACTCGGTtgtaaattcgaaaaaaggtGTTTTTGCACATTGCGATTAGGAAAACTACATAAACAAGTTGTAAAATTACACACGAAAATTCTTCTAAAACAGCACAGTTTATGTACATTGAAAATAGTTCGCGGAATCaatgaaaaactttaaatacatGACATGACATATGATAAAACCAAGCAAAGATCGCTCTTTTATTTGGAGATAACAGTAAGTCGTATTTATTTACACTTGACAGTTGAGTAAAACAGAGGTTGCTGGGCGGGAATATGGGATATACTCGTCACATACGTATGCGGATATATGTATAGTATAGATTCACACCGAAACGAAAGCTTTTCCTTAAACCTATGCATCCCTCACATCGTTCTTGCAATTGTTGCACTTAAAGCATTTTCATAGAGATATACATTACAGATAGACAGTTTCGGAACTAAGAGCTATACAATGATTGTGTTTCACTTACACATAACTTAAGGCTAGACAGGTTACATTATATCTTAGTTGCTTTATCGCGGATACAAAAAGGGATTCTAACATTTCGTTTTCGTTCCGAACGGCCAAAGTCGTTCAACTCAATGTTAAGGGTgtataaaattgaaataaggAGTAGCAAAACGGATTTCATATAGTTGATAGATAGTTGAGGCCACAAACTGGAGGATTATTAAGGATAAAGTCCAAGCCTAGTACGTGAGACGATTCAGCATAGATTGGTTTTGATTGCGTTGCTGCTTATGGCAAATATCAGAACATGATGGGCTTGTCCTTGCACTGGTCTATTACGTAACCCGTGAAGCGCTTCAGAAACTTGGGATACTCGCGCTTGTACACGGCTCTCAAAGCGCTGGCTGGCGCCCAGCCTCCGGGATTAACTGGGGATTGGAAATCATATCGATTATTGAGATTCAATAGGATTAAGAACGGAATACTCACCGACGGAGCAGTAGGTTATCTTGCAGGTTAGATCGTTGCGATTCAGAGGCTGACCTTTCACATAGCCCTCGGGCAGATGCGTCTGGCAGGCCAGTATGACGGTCAGGAAGATCCGCACGCACTTGCCGTTCTTGGACTCCTGCTTGGCGTACTCCGTCGAGTTGTTGCACACTACCCACATGTCCCGGGCGCCTGGCTCCAAGTTATCCGTGATTTTGCGCATGTGGGACCAGAACTGTGCATCTCGCTGGCTCGCCGGCCATATTCGCTTGTGGGTTTGCAGAAAGAGCAGGGTATCCGCCGAGATTTTCTCCAAGATTGTGCAGTCCTCCAAGGTGGCTATGAAAATAGTGTgattaattttaagattttttttaatatttagtttagtttaatgtaaatattcaaatgaaaATGTCACTAAAAGTTGTTTGTAAACAAGATGTTATAGTTTGTTTGATTCAGGTGAGTACAAATATTGGTTCCCACGtctataattcaattataattattaatttatcggGTAAATATCTAGCTATTCCCTTTTTGTATAGCCTTgaaacctaaaaataaaagcaaaatccATCTCAATTCAAACACTCACTTTCCCAGTCATTCCGGAACTCGGGCATGAAGAAGTAGTGGCACATTTCCCTCGCCGTCACGCCCTGCACCGTGTGATAGGCCTTCAGGGGATCCATGACCAGCCCGTTGACCTCCTCCTCGCGTTTGTACATTTTAATCTCGCCCTCGTCGGCGAAGATTTGCCACCCATTGCCGTCCTGGCCAACGCCCTCGCGTGCGTAGTGCAGTTGCTCCTTGCACACGCGATCGATCTGCGGGAGAAAATCCAATTAACGGATGGAATGGAAATTATGGGCCAGATTGGCAATTTCCGTTCCTACCTCGGGCCACAGGGCATGGCTGATGGCCTCGGCGCCCGTGCCGAACTCCTCGCGCGCCTCCTCGCCCTCGGCCACCGCCTCGTGGGGCACGTTGACCAGCGTCTGGGAGATCTGCGACTGCAGCTTCAGCTTGAAGCGCAGCTGCATGTCCTCCTCGATTTTGTCCAGGCCCGTTTCGACCGCATCGAAGAACTCATCCTCTGGCAATGTGGAATGTGGGCCCTCCTGCgaaagaaaacaaatgaaaGGGAAATGTCATTAGCAATTGCGCTTATAAACTAAGTCAAGTTTAGCCCAAAACATCTTCGAAGGTTCGgcctaattaattttaatgacgAAACCGCATTCAAACCAATTGGAAAGATATGGAACGTGCCTGGTATAAATTAATCGCCGACACTTGTGCGGCCAAATGGCCCAAGAAAATCCAATTTATGCTGTTGTTTTTTCGcccgttccattccattccctaACCAGTCGGCAGGCGGAGATTCTCGTAGTCGGCTGGCATGCGTAATTGGGCGAGCATAATGGACACAAAGGCGCATCATTGTGCCATGAATACGAAAGCAGAAGACCGCCAGACGGGGCTTGGTACTTGAATCGAATTAAGGCAGTGGAAACTCTTggggaaattttatttctaattttaaaaatcttttaattttttaaaattttgtaggaaatttgtaaattattatacAAGCTTAGCGATCAGTATTTCCTATAAAAAagagaacaaaataatttccatGCCGGCCAGTGCTCACTGTACACATTCTGACGTCTGCGGGTGGCGCGTGTATCCCCAGAACGGCAACCGGCGCAAAATAAATGCCTCAAATGGAATTTTTGCggaattgaatttatatttattaattaaagcagACATGTGCGCAGCCACAGGCGGTGAAATAAATACACCCCCGGCGGCGCGAAGTCGAGTGCATCATCATTTTGGCCAAGTGGCCCTGGATAATAATGGCCAGCGATGATGAAGTCATGAGCTATATGTACTTATTCCTGTGGCGTCTCTTAGTCTCCGCTTACCAGGCTCCTCCGCAAAACAGCCGAgttcaacacacacacaaacaaaaattgtttccaacaggcaaaaaaagttttcctcCTTAACAGCAGGTAAATAACAGTAACCGAACCGCGAGAGAgccaaagagagagagaaagcagGAAAGCGAGCAAACTAGTGTCCTGGCAAATCCTTCCGTCAAGCACAAGGACACAAAACAAACTGTTGCTGGTGGCCGAAACGCAATGGCAACATGGCCAGGACGAGAGGAGAAGAGAGAGAAAGCCAGAAAGAGAGAACCGGGAGAAAGCGGGTGGCTGAGAGTGAAAAGCGTAAAGCCCAGGAAAAGCTTTAATGAATAGGATTTCtcgcatttaaataataaatcaatgcGTGGGGTTTTAGTCACCGCACTTGGAAACTTACAAACATTCAACATTCAGGAGGGGGTCGCCTACAAATGAGGCCAATTTGGTTGGAAAAACCAACCGCCAGCATTTTATCCCTCTCATTTCGAGCAACATCAGCCACACTAAGAGAAACATTGCTTTCATCTAGGTTCCAATCATTGTAATCTTTTGAATTCGgaatttatgaaattataGTTATAATTTAAGCCTTTACAAGTCAAAACGATAAGTCTCTAAAAATCTTTACCACATtgctttctaaaaataaacataacacACTTTGTTGATatgtaaaatgatttttgtttataaagatAAGCTCTATACACTGGGTAGGATTATGGAAAAATTCTCATATGTTCAGTTCATAAAGTGCTTATCaaagtatataaaaatttttaaaacgttccaccccaaaaaaataagtaagtaGTATTCCATTTATCCACACTccctatatttaaatacattatttatgattttcttGGGGTGTACCTTTATTTGCTTTACTTTGCCCTTCTGAAAACCGCCGGAGCGCCAAAGAAATCGCGCCGAGGGCATGAcgttgtttataaatttaaaaatttgtatatttttatatagttGTGCGTGCGGCGATTTCAGATTTGCAACATGAGCTAGCACTCGGTACACTTGTTTATATACGTATTTATAATAGCTCTTTCAACGCGATGCAAGGAATTTCACAATCTGCACACTCAATTAAAAGCCACGACAATATGAAAACGAAACAGTTTCGTTTTGAATTGTTTGCCTAGCGAATTTGTTTATGATTGGTACGTGTTGGCTACTCGATCACTGACCGCCGACTGACCAAGCCAGCTCATAAGCCATAAGCCTGACAGCTGTAAGCCAGGCTAAAAGAAAGAGCTCAAAAAATAGGTGGAATGCTAAATGCTCTTAACTGGAACTTACacgtacaaaattaaaacataatattactattataataataatataacataaaaatcctttttttaaactaactaaaaactttttaaaaattatataatcaactgaattaaaaaaattatatttctaaactaactaaaaactaacttcaaaactattataataagttatttcttatcaattatattttttcaactCCTCTAACAagatacttaaaataaaatcttatcaaatttcatttgttctaccaaaatatgctttaaaaaataaacgttTCATATCTTATCAAATATACCCATAGCAAGTGCATTCTGACCAACTGTTGGATCATTTGTCAACCTCAATGTCTGCAATATTGGCTCGAGGTAAATCTTCAGGCTGTCAATCTGGACTGAAGAAACCGCCTAGACGCCCACTCTTTCAGCTTGAGTAGTCGCCAGTGGTTGGAAGATACTCTGATTAGAGGATCAGTTACCTTTCCAACAATTATGGACGTGTGCTATTAAATTGTAATAGAAtgagcaaacaaaaataaggCGGAAATCAAAcagctataaaaaaaagtacgtTGCATGACCTATTCGAGATAAGAACAGAACACAGTCATTTCGTGTCAGCCAAAAATTGGAACCAAATATTACCATTCCACGATTCAATTGGAACcgcttaaataataatagtccAGCGTGTTCTACTTTCCTTACATTCGTATGATGAAATCTCTGACACAACGTCGAACCAAGCAGTTTATTTTAAGACGCAGACAAATCACACGCAAATCGTTTTTACGAATTTCGCGCCACTCTCTCGTTCGGCGATTGTTTGCTCTTTCAGTGGGAACGTGTTTGGCCCCGATTCGGTCAGCAATGACCGTGAATGCGATTACGTTTTGGCTTTTACGGGCTGTAAACTTGGACTCACCTCGAAATCTGGGCCAGGATATGATAAACGCTTCATTTTCTCGATTTCGTCCTTGAACTTTCTGCAAGAAATTAACCACAAGAATTGTTCTTTagctttaacattttttaaaaaaggtaaatttgaaaaattcatgTACAATATTGAATGgaatacacttttaaaagatttttaagaaattttgaaacatttttggtaaggtgaataaaatgtatgatgaataaatgcaacaaaatcagtcaaaatttaaatggaataCATTTTGTCTAgttttttgggaaattttgAATCATTTTTGCTGAGTGAATAAAAAAGGGTGTATTTATAATGAATAAATGCAACAAAATCAGTCTAAATTGCTTCTCCTTTTCGAAATCTAGTCCGACTAGGTCAACCTACTTGCTCTGGTCCTCGGAACGGCGGCGCTTATCTATTTCACGCTCCAGTTTCCGTTTCCATGACTCATCGCTTTCGGCGATGATTTCCAAGCAATGCTGCAGGGTGGTGAGCACGCCCGAAGTGGTGGCCCGAAACGTGATGGATTCACCCTAGGAAAATCAAGTACTTAGCACATATGTATCAGCCAATAAGTGCCTTGAATTTACCTTGAAATCGATGGACTTGAGACCGTCGCCCAGGTCCAGGGGTTGGGCATTGTTTTTGTTCACCTCCGAGCAGGCATCAAAGTAGCGCTGCAGCGTCTCGATCTGTCCGAACAGAATGTCCTTGAAAGTCTCCAGTTCGCCGACCTTTTCGCGCAGATTGCGCTGCGTCTTCTTCAGGCTTCCGCCGCTGGTCAGCGAGATGGTGTTCGACTGCAGGCTCATGGTGCTGCCATGGCGCCGCAAGGAAGTGGTGTCCGTGCTGCCCGTGTCCTCCTTGTACAGCTGCAGCACCTCCACCCAATGCATGCGGTCCTCGCTGGTCTCCGCCCGCAGGCACCAGTTGTTCAGGTTGTTCACCACCACATCGAAGCGCAGTTCGTCCGACTCATGGGCCTGT
It contains:
- the LOC108067384 gene encoding ceramide transfer protein isoform X2, with the translated sequence MHWVEVLQLYKEDTGSTDTTSLRRHGSTMSLQSNTISLTSGGSLKKTQRNLREKVGELETFKDILFGQIETLQRYFDACSEVNKNNAQPLDLGDGLKSIDFKGESITFRATTSGVLTTLQHCLEIIAESDESWKRKLEREIDKRRRSEDQSKKFKDEIEKMKRLSYPGPDFEEGPHSTLPEDEFFDAVETGLDKIEEDMQLRFKLKLQSQISQTLVNVPHEAVAEGEEAREEFGTGAEAISHALWPEIDRVCKEQLHYAREGVGQDGNGWQIFADEGEIKMYKREEEVNGLVMDPLKAYHTVQGVTAREMCHYFFMPEFRNDWETTLEDCTILEKISADTLLFLQTHKRIWPASQRDAQFWSHMRKITDNLEPGARDMWVVCNNSTEYAKQESKNGKCVRIFLTVILACQTHLPEGYVKGQPLNRNDLTCKITYCSVVNPGGWAPASALRAVYKREYPKFLKRFTGYVIDQCKDKPIMF
- the LOC108067384 gene encoding ceramide transfer protein isoform X1; the encoded protein is MDTNAGESSASPPSSNEAAAGSQSQSDVSEEEEYLDNSIELRGYLSKWTNYIYGWQPRYIVLKDGTLSYYKSESESDFGCRGAISLTKATIKAHESDELRFDVVVNNLNNWCLRAETSEDRMHWVEVLQLYKEDTGSTDTTSLRRHGSTMSLQSNTISLTSGGSLKKTQRNLREKVGELETFKDILFGQIETLQRYFDACSEVNKNNAQPLDLGDGLKSIDFKGESITFRATTSGVLTTLQHCLEIIAESDESWKRKLEREIDKRRRSEDQSKKFKDEIEKMKRLSYPGPDFEEGPHSTLPEDEFFDAVETGLDKIEEDMQLRFKLKLQSQISQTLVNVPHEAVAEGEEAREEFGTGAEAISHALWPEIDRVCKEQLHYAREGVGQDGNGWQIFADEGEIKMYKREEEVNGLVMDPLKAYHTVQGVTAREMCHYFFMPEFRNDWETTLEDCTILEKISADTLLFLQTHKRIWPASQRDAQFWSHMRKITDNLEPGARDMWVVCNNSTEYAKQESKNGKCVRIFLTVILACQTHLPEGYVKGQPLNRNDLTCKITYCSVVNPGGWAPASALRAVYKREYPKFLKRFTGYVIDQCKDKPIMF